One stretch of Gavia stellata isolate bGavSte3 chromosome 25, bGavSte3.hap2, whole genome shotgun sequence DNA includes these proteins:
- the LOC104264656 gene encoding lysophosphatidic acid receptor 1-B — protein MNGYPNCSTNHTKIWSHYLVLALGIPQLTINIASVIFNCTVIFTRMATKDLHKPISILFCNLAFSDLFTSFSGFWISMLFITNPDITIFGSKDMLAPYALYTTSILSTIYNLVSIGIERYLAVAESMRTRFRVARNHSIAAVFINWVLAFFLGCLPLMGWNCLRMEKHLSVLYSPFCVDYLIFITIPNVVVAFIVPLFTYLRIIIILRKRKLRMKACGQATGTYKSAEIQVARTSIFIWLLALISYAPFFAGVIFDATNHQCHVDLYPGVYIFRNCTAMLITMNCLGNPVIYTLKAKTLGAKLKALKCFSANRVRACTIENI, from the coding sequence ATGAATGGATACCCAAACTGCTCTACCAACCACACTAAAATTTGGAGTCATTATTTAGTGCTTGCACTGGGCATCCCTCAGCTGACCATTAACATAGCATCTGTGATCTTCAACTGCACAGTCATCTTCACCAGAATGGCGACAAAGGATCTGCACAAGCCTATCTCTATACTCTTCTGCAATTTGGCTTTTTCTGATCTCTTCACCAGCTTTTCTGGCTTTTGGATTTCAATGCTGTTCATCACCAATCCTGACATCACAATCTTTGGATCCAAGGATATGCTTGCACCTTATGCCTTATATACTACGTCTATTTTATCCACCATCTATAACTTGGTAAGCATTGGAATTGAACGCTATCTGGCTGTGGCTGAAAGCATGAGGACAAGATTCAGGGTTGCTAGAAACCATTCCATAGCTGCAGTTTTCATTAACTGGgtccttgctttctttttgggCTGCTTGCCATTGATGGGGTGGAACTGCTTGCGTATGGAAAAACATCTCTCTGTCCTCTACAGCCCATTTTGTGTCGACTACCTCATCTTCATCACCATTCCCAATGTCGTGGTGGCTTTTATTGTACCTCTGTTCACTTACCTTAGAATCATTATCATCCTGAGGAAAAGGAAGCTGAGAATGAAAGCATGTGGGCAAGCTACCGGCACCTACAAATCAGCTGAAATCCAGGTTGCCAGAACCAGTATTTTTATCTGGCTCCTGGCGTTGATCTCCTACGCTCCTTTTTTCGCCGGCGTCATATTCGATGCAACTAACCATCAGTGCCACGTTGATCTCTACCCAGGCGTCTACATCTTTCGAAACTGCACGGCTATGCTGATAACCATGAACTGTTTGGGAAACCCCGTAATATATACCCTGAAAGCCAAAACTCTGGGGGCTAAGCTCAAGGCTCTGAAATGCTTCTCCGCCAACCGCGTCCGCGCCTGCACCATTGAGAACATCTAG
- the CA4 gene encoding carbonic anhydrase 4 — MELLFLVLFSLHILQTEAVVGGHWCYQSQKYKQPSCEDPREWHLTDASCKGNKQSPINIVTKNIIYDKNLKPLSFEGYDVKVSSKWSIENNGHTVKVALSTSPKIGGGGLGRKYKAIEFHFHWGVQHMQQYLPGSEHSIDGEKQAMELHIVHIREDVSDITEAKKNADGIAVLAFFIKVEEENKNYATLINELENIKYTGQKAQMEPLPLSSLLPPEEDLGRYYRYEGSLTTPDCHEGVIWTVFEKPIELSISQISQFSMVYFDGKNLTNMVENFRPVQFLNERKVYWSSASILLPPAKVLMLVLMLTYILSSLCQ; from the exons ATGGAATTGCTGTTCCTTGTTCTGTTCTCTCTGCACATTCTCCAGACAGAGGCAGTAG ttggaGGCCACTGGTGCTATCAGTCACAGAAGTATAAACAGCCAAGCTGTGAAG ATCCTCGAGAATGGCATCTAACAGACGCCAGCTGCAAAGGCAACAAACAGTCACCTATCAATATTGTCACCAAAAATATCATTTATGACAAGAACCTCAAGCCACTGAGTTTTGAAGGATATGATGTGAAAGTGTCTTCAAAATGGAGCATAGAAAATAATGGACATACAG TTAAAGTAGCATTAAGCACATCCCCTAAAATTGGAGGTGGAGGTCTGGGAAGAAAATACAAGGCAATagaatttcattttcactggGGAGTCCAACATATGCAGCAATACCTTCCTGGGTCAGAGCACAGCATAGATGGAGAAAAACAAGCCATGGAG CTTCATATTGTCCACATAAGAGAAGATGTTTCGGATATAACAGAAGCgaagaaaaatgcagatggCATAGCTGTGTTAGCATTCTTTATAAAG gttgaagaagaaaataaaaactatgcaACTCTAATAAATGAATTAGAGAATATTAAATACACAG GGCAAAAAGCACAGATGGAGCCTTTGCCCCTGAGTTCTCTTCTCCCACCCGAGGAAGACCTTGGGAGGTACTATCGGTATGAGGGCTCCCTCACCACTCCCGACTGCCATGAGGGTGTCATCTGGACAGTATTTGAGAAGCCGATTGAACTCAGTATTTCTCAG ATTTCTCAATTTTCAATGGTCTACTTTGATGGCAAGAACTTAACTAACATGGTTGAAAATTTCCGGCCTGTTCAGTTTCTGAACGAACGAAAGGTGTACTGGTCCAGCGCCAGCATCCTCCTGCCTCCTGCTAAGGTTTTAATGCTGGTCCTGATGCTTACATACATCCTGAGTTCTCTTTGCCAATGA
- the ZNHIT3 gene encoding zinc finger HIT domain-containing protein 3 produces the protein MRAPRPCSVCGAAGAAKYRCPRCAAAYCSVPCCRTHKERCTPEPKQERERSLSPSPADSPWSVEDILTEDDEQDRVPLQKLKLLGESEELRGLLRNPHLRQLLLTVDQAEDKSSLMKKYMQEPLFVEFADCCLRIVEPPEKENILPE, from the exons ATGCGGGCACCGCGGCCCTGCAGCGTctgcggggcggccggggcggccAAGTACCGCTGCCCGCGCTGCGCCGCCGCCTA CTGCTCCGTGCCGTGCTGCAGGACCCACAAGG AGCGATGCACGCCGGAGCCGAAGCAGGAGCGGGAGCG CTCCCTGTCCCCTTCGCCCGCAGACAGCCCCTGGTCGGTGGAGGACATCCTGACAGAAGATGACGAGCAGGACCGCGTCCCGCTGCAGAAGCTCAAGCTGTTAG ggGAATCAGAAGAACTGAGAGGCTTGCTCCGGAATCCACACCTCAGGCAGCTACTACTGACAGTTGATCAAGCAGAAGATAAAAGCTCCCTCATGAAAAAGTACATGCAGGAGCCACTATTTGTTGAGTTTGCAGACTGCTGTTTGCGAATTGTTGaacctccagagaaggagaacATTCTTCCTGAGTGA